A region of the Synechococcus sp. PCC 7502 genome:
TTTAATTGATCAGGAAATCGCCCGCCCGTTGGCAAAAGCGATGTAGAACTGGTTAATAATCGTCTGAGCTAAGGAACAAATTGCTTGAATTAGTTGGTTTGGCGATCGCTTTTTTCTCCTTTTAATTGCTCTGCTAATAAATCTTCGACATCACTTAAGAAGCGATAGAGTCCGTAGGGAGATGGGAGAAAATCACCAACCATAGTTAATTGTTCACATTATTCCTTGGCATTTATTAGCCAGTCCATATTGTCCTAATCCTTTGCCATACTTAAGTTAAGGAAAGTTAAGTAATCAGATGAAGAATCCGTAGGCTATTACTTCACTTCCTTAGGATCAAACTTGGCAATTTTACCCTTCTTCACCGCCACAACTACATCAAAAGTCGTGCAAAGCGAAAGTGTTGTGTCATCCTTTTTGCTGTACAAGTTAACCACAGAACCAGCTCCTCCGGGTTGAATACCGATGGGGGTTAGGTCTTTGGCATATAGTTTACGCAATAAATCTCCACTACCGGGTTTCCCCTTGACGGCGGTAATCTGATCGATCTTAGCTTGAGAGGAAGGAGCTTCGGCAATCTTAACCTCGGCGGCAGATGCTTGAAGAGAATTGAGATTAAACGACTGAAAAGGAACGGTAGAAATTGAGACAATACTAGCGATCACAGTTGTAGCAAATAGAGAAGTGAGTTTCATATATGTATCCTTTATGTTCTGTGTACATTCTGTTTACGCAGGGATAAAAGAAATGGATGAAAAATTGCTGAATTTTAATTTTTAAGGCTAAATATTTTAGAAATCACATCTGCCACAACCTTGTCAGGGGTAGAAGCTCCAGAGGTAATACCAATTTTAACTTTGCCTTGAGGCAACCAATTTGGGGACTGGGTTAAAGGCTCACCTAAAGGCTTATGCTCAATTGTATTGGCAGAAATAATGCGATCGCTACTATCAACATGATAGGAAGGTAAACCTTTGGCAATGGCGATTTCCTGTAAGTGGGTAGTGTTAGAGGAATTGTAGCCACCTATAACAATCATTAAATCTAATGGCTCTTCAACAATTTCTAACATGGCATCTTGACGTTCTTGGGTGGCATCACAGATGGTGTTATAGCTCAAGAAATGCTGGTTTAAATTTTCTACCCCGTACTTGACCATTACGGTTTTCTCAAATAGTTTCCCGATCGCCTCGGTTTCACCCTTAAGCATGGTGGTTTGGTTAGCAATCCCCACTCTTTGTAGATGTAAATCGGGATCAAATCCTGTGGATACAGCCTTACTAAATTTGGTCAAAAATTCGGTGCGATCGCCGCCATTGAGCATGTAGTTAGAGACATATTCCGCCTCTTCCATATTCAAAACAACTAAATATCGCTTAGCATAAGAAATTGTGGCGATCGTCTCTTCATGGCTATACTTACCATGCACAATTGAAGTAAAATCAGCTTTCTTATGTTTCTCCACCCGATTCCACACCTTAGATACCCAAGGGCAAGTCGTATCAACAATTGTGCAGCCAATCTCATTGAGTAATTGGGTTTCTTGAATACTGGCACCAAAGGCAGGGAGAATTACCACATCCCCAGTTTTAACGACAGAAAAGTCTTTATTACCCTTAGCATCTGCCTCAATAAACTGCACCTGCATTTCCTTTAATCGCTGATTAACCGCAGGATTATGAATAATTTCATTGGTAATCCAAATGCGCTCTGTGGGAAATTGTTTTCTCGCCTCATAGGCAATGGCGATCGCCCGTTCTACGCCCCAACAAAAACCAAAGGACTGCGCTAAATAGATCGTGACATCACCTTGGGTATATACATAGTTAGCATCACGAATTGTTTGGACTAAATCACTGTAATACTCAGTTTTCATATTACTTTCCACTTCTACCTCATGCCCAAAGCCTTGGCGATGATAGTTAGGAGATTTTTGGAGTGATCGCCTTAAAGCCTGAGTATCTAGTGTATTTTCCATAGCAGTTTTTTACGGTATGTTTCGGAGTGTATTCTTACAATTAAGTATTTTCGATTACCAAGTATGATTCCTATGATTCTAATAAGAGATTCGAGAAACATTGTTTATTTTAACTGCTAATCGTGGTTGCAAATTGGATTAGTCTTTGGTTCTCAAGATTTGATTGCTGCTGCTACGATCGCTTGAAATAATCTTTGTTGAGACAGATCATTACTTGCCATTTCTGGATGCCACTGCACAGCAATCGCCCAGGGATGAAGTTTATGTTCAATTGCCTCGACTACTCCATCGGGAGCCTTTGCCGCTATATCCCAGT
Encoded here:
- a CDS encoding 4-hydroxy-3-methylbut-2-enyl diphosphate reductase gives rise to the protein MENTLDTQALRRSLQKSPNYHRQGFGHEVEVESNMKTEYYSDLVQTIRDANYVYTQGDVTIYLAQSFGFCWGVERAIAIAYEARKQFPTERIWITNEIIHNPAVNQRLKEMQVQFIEADAKGNKDFSVVKTGDVVILPAFGASIQETQLLNEIGCTIVDTTCPWVSKVWNRVEKHKKADFTSIVHGKYSHEETIATISYAKRYLVVLNMEEAEYVSNYMLNGGDRTEFLTKFSKAVSTGFDPDLHLQRVGIANQTTMLKGETEAIGKLFEKTVMVKYGVENLNQHFLSYNTICDATQERQDAMLEIVEEPLDLMIVIGGYNSSNTTHLQEIAIAKGLPSYHVDSSDRIISANTIEHKPLGEPLTQSPNWLPQGKVKIGITSGASTPDKVVADVISKIFSLKN